In Eschrichtius robustus isolate mEscRob2 chromosome 2, mEscRob2.pri, whole genome shotgun sequence, a single window of DNA contains:
- the ISOC1 gene encoding isochorismatase domain-containing protein 1 isoform X1, giving the protein MAAAEPAVPALPSGGGAGAPSGTVPVLFCFSVFARPAAVPHGAGYELLIQKFLSLYGDQIDMHRKFVVQLFAEEWGQYVDLPKGFAVSERCKVRLVPLQIQLTTLGNLTPSSTVFFCCDMQERFRPAIKYFGDIISVGQRLLQGARILGIPVIVTEQYPKGLGSTVQEIDLTGVKLVLPKTKFSMVLPEVEAALAEIPGVRSVVLFGVETHVCIQQTALELVGRGIEVHIVADATSSRSMMDRMFALERLARTGIIVTTSEAVLLQLVADKDHPKFKEIQNLIKASAPESGLLSKV; this is encoded by the exons ATGGCGGCGGCGGAGCCCGCGGTCCCGGCGCTCCCCAGCGGCGGTGGCGCGGGGGCGCCGTCGGGCACGGTCCCCGTGCTCTTCTGCTTCTCGGTCTTCGCGCGGCCCGCAGCCGTGCCGCACGGTGCGGGCTACGAGCTGCTCATCCAGAAGTTCCTCAGTCTGTACGGCGACCAGATCGACATGCACCGCAAATTCGTGGTGCAGCTCTTCGCGGAGGAGTGGGGCCAGTATGTGGACCTGCCCAAGGGCTTCGCGGTGAGCGAGCGCTGCAAGGTGCGCCTCGTGCCGCTGCAGATCCAG ctCACTACCCTGGGAAATCTTACACCTTCAAGCACTGTGTTTTTCTGCTGTGATATGCAGGAAAGGTTCAGACCAGCCATCAAGTATTTTGGAGATATTATTAGTGTGGGACAGAGATTG TTACAAGGGGCCCGGATTTTAGGAATTCCAGTTATTGTAACAGAACAGTACCCTAAAGGTCTTGGAAGCACTGTTCAAGAAATTGATTTAACGGGTGTAAAACTGGTACTTCCAAAGACCAAGTTTTCAATGGTATTACCAGAAGTAGAAGCAGCATTAGCAGAGATTCCTGGAGTCAGGAGTGTTGTGTTATTTGGAGTAGAA ACCCACGTGTGCATCCAACAGACAGCTCTGGAGCTCGTCGGCAGAGGTATCGAGGTTCATATTGTCGCTGATGCCACGTCGTCGAGAAGCATGATGGACAGGATGTTTGCTCTTGAG cgtcTTGCTCGAACTGGGATCATAGTGACTACAAGTGAAGCTGTTCTGCTACAGCTGGTGGCTGATAAAGACCATCCAAAATTCAAGGAAATTCAGAATCTAATTAAGGCGAGTGCTCCAGAGTCCGGTCTGCTTTCCAAAGTATAA
- the ISOC1 gene encoding isochorismatase domain-containing protein 1 isoform X2 produces MAAAEPAVPALPSGGGAGAPSGTVPVLFCFSVFARPAAVPHGAGYELLIQKFLSLYGDQIDMHRKFVVQLFAEEWGQYVDLPKGFAVSERCKLTTLGNLTPSSTVFFCCDMQERFRPAIKYFGDIISVGQRLLQGARILGIPVIVTEQYPKGLGSTVQEIDLTGVKLVLPKTKFSMVLPEVEAALAEIPGVRSVVLFGVETHVCIQQTALELVGRGIEVHIVADATSSRSMMDRMFALERLARTGIIVTTSEAVLLQLVADKDHPKFKEIQNLIKASAPESGLLSKV; encoded by the exons ATGGCGGCGGCGGAGCCCGCGGTCCCGGCGCTCCCCAGCGGCGGTGGCGCGGGGGCGCCGTCGGGCACGGTCCCCGTGCTCTTCTGCTTCTCGGTCTTCGCGCGGCCCGCAGCCGTGCCGCACGGTGCGGGCTACGAGCTGCTCATCCAGAAGTTCCTCAGTCTGTACGGCGACCAGATCGACATGCACCGCAAATTCGTGGTGCAGCTCTTCGCGGAGGAGTGGGGCCAGTATGTGGACCTGCCCAAGGGCTTCGCGGTGAGCGAGCGCTGCAAG ctCACTACCCTGGGAAATCTTACACCTTCAAGCACTGTGTTTTTCTGCTGTGATATGCAGGAAAGGTTCAGACCAGCCATCAAGTATTTTGGAGATATTATTAGTGTGGGACAGAGATTG TTACAAGGGGCCCGGATTTTAGGAATTCCAGTTATTGTAACAGAACAGTACCCTAAAGGTCTTGGAAGCACTGTTCAAGAAATTGATTTAACGGGTGTAAAACTGGTACTTCCAAAGACCAAGTTTTCAATGGTATTACCAGAAGTAGAAGCAGCATTAGCAGAGATTCCTGGAGTCAGGAGTGTTGTGTTATTTGGAGTAGAA ACCCACGTGTGCATCCAACAGACAGCTCTGGAGCTCGTCGGCAGAGGTATCGAGGTTCATATTGTCGCTGATGCCACGTCGTCGAGAAGCATGATGGACAGGATGTTTGCTCTTGAG cgtcTTGCTCGAACTGGGATCATAGTGACTACAAGTGAAGCTGTTCTGCTACAGCTGGTGGCTGATAAAGACCATCCAAAATTCAAGGAAATTCAGAATCTAATTAAGGCGAGTGCTCCAGAGTCCGGTCTGCTTTCCAAAGTATAA